The DNA sequence GACGAGGAGGAGTTTGGCTCCCGGAAAGAGGGCCCTTCTTCCAATTCCAACAGCAAAGGTGACATTTTTATCTGTACCTTGTTTTCGATCATGGTTTTTTCGAATTTGTAGATCCAACGTTATATTTTTAGGATTTATACGTTGGGAATTGTAATCTTCTTTGTTTGATTGGAATTTGAGTACGAAATATTTCACCTTTACTGTTTTtggctttgttttttttcttttgattttgtggGTGTATTGAGGTGAGCATGCCTTTCTTTTTTCTAATTTGGAATTCGGGATTTTGGATATGGAAACTAGATGCCAAGAACAACGATAAGGCTAGTGCTATACGATCGAAACATTCCGTCACGGAGCAGAGAAGGAGGAGCAAGATCAATGAGAGGTATGCTTTGTTGCAATTGTTTTTCATCAAATTCTCATGTTTCTGTTGGTGTATTCGTAGAGTATTGCACTTTATCCGTCATTCGATTCAATTTACTGGTGTAATTGGCAGTGCTTCGGATATTTGTACAGATGACACTTACTGCTAACTAGCTGATTAGTTGATGATGCTATGCTAATTTAGCATTTACTTGTTACCTTGCGAATGTAATTTCTTCCGTTAAAACAAATTCATTGCTTGATTAGTTCAAGTTCTAAAGGGTAGATAAAGTGTGAAGCTTGTATGGTTTTAATTTAAGGTGAAATCCGTCCATGTCTTTGAACTGTTGGTTGTCCAGATGGTGGTTACATCATTGATGTTGAAGTTCTGGTTCTGCGACTGGTAATCCATGGTATTAGGTGTTGCTTGAACAAGAAACGTGTAATTGGTTAAGTGAGTTGTCAATTTACTAGTTGATAGAGCTTGAGGGAGCttaaatttttctttcagaTTCCAGATATTGAGAGATCTAATACCCCATAGTGATCAGAAAAGGGATACGGCATCATTCCTGCTAGAGGTACGTTCTGTGTATGAAAACTGCATAAGTTGTTAAGCTTATTTTAGAAGCACACTGTCCTTAAGGTTACTTGGTTATTTGTCATCTTTTTGCAGGTGATCGAGTATGTCCAGTACTTACAGGAAAAAGTACACAAATATGAGGGTTCATACCAGGGTTGGAGTCCTGAGCCGACAAAATTAATGCCATGGGTAATTTTCTGAATCTTGTGCACTGATATGTTCACCTGAATGCTTATGCAATTATACCACGGAGCATCTGACTGCTTGCCTTCCTGCATAAAGTATTCTACAATTTTTTTCAAGAGTATAGTCAGTTATGCCCCGACTCATGCTAAGCAGTTTTGGTAATCTTTTTCCATTTTGAAGTTGTTGTCATTGGCTCTTTGCATATAAAGTtgattaattgggtaattatGGGATGGGCTCGATTGCTGTTAAGGTGTAATCATATTAAACTGCTTCAAATTCATGTTTTCTGGTGAATAAAAGACAATGACCATAGCTTCTGAATATGACACCTACTTTGTTGTCGAACATTTACCCCCTTCATGAAACAGAGAAATAGTCACTGGCGTGTTCAGAGTTTTGTTGGAAATCCTCAGGCCATAAAGAGTGACGCTGCACCAATGTTACCATTTCCTGGAAAATTTGATGAAAGTAACATCTCTATCAATCCGAACATGCTGGCAAACAGCACACCGAATCCAGTAGAATCTGACCCTAGCAGGGATGTTGCCTCCAAAATAGTGGATCGGCAACCTGAGATAGTAAACAAGGGGATTCCGCTGCCTATGCCTCTACCAAACATAGCTCCCCCGGTCAGAAGTGATGGTGTGCTTGCCCATCCTCTCCAGGGACAAATTTCTGATGCTCAATCAACTCAGTGCCCCACCACTAGCGCTAGTGATGTACTGAGCCAACAGGAGGAGCTGACAATTGAAGGTGGAACAATAAGCATCTCAAGCGTTTACTCGCAAGGGTGAGTATTCAAACAATATATATAGAACCTACCATTTTGAAAACATCGAAAATCAAACATACTATTGAGTCTCATTTAACTTTTGGAAATATTTGCCATACTACGTTTTGCTTCGATCCTGTCAATTAATTATTGCGACTCCAGACCTTTATTATTGGTCACATTTGCTTTATTGTTTTGTATACTATATTGTTATACAGTGTACGGCATGCATTTTCTTGATCAGTTTCTTTGGGTTCTAAGTTCAAACTGCCCAAATTATGAACAGGTTATTAAACTCTCTGAGTCAAGCGCTACAGAGTGCGGGTGTTGATCTGTCGCAGGCTAGTATCTCAGTGCAGATTGATCTTGGGAATCGTGCGAACCGAGGGCTGCCCTCTGTAACACCTGCCTCTAAGGTATATTTTGGGTATAGTATAAGTGGTTCCATTCATTTGCTTTTCTTTCCACTGCCCTCACCACCCTCTTCGTTAACCATCTTTCTGAAAGCATGTGGGTCTGTACATTTCAAATTACAACACTCTACCGGTCTTTCCACCCATTAGTATGGATTCTCAACCTGTAGAGAAACGATAGATAagtctctaattttttttccaggATAATGATAATCCCCACTCAAGCAATCAGACGACGGCGCATTTTAGGGATGCTGGCAGCGGAGAGGACTCCGATCAAGCCCATAAGCGCCTCAAGACGTAGAACCAGTGTGACATCTCCTTGTTCTCCCATTTCACCCATATTTTTACTCCTTTATTCTGCTTTGGGATGTCTTAGTGCCCATCTTCCGGTTAGTGTACATGCCGTGCCTCGGTTTTCCCCTTTACATATTT is a window from the Malus domestica chromosome 16, GDT2T_hap1 genome containing:
- the BHLH21 gene encoding transcription factor BIM2-like isoform X1 gives rise to the protein MRTAAKGNQEEDEYDEEEFGSRKEGPSSNSNSKDAKNNDKASAIRSKHSVTEQRRRSKINERFQILRDLIPHSDQKRDTASFLLEVIEYVQYLQEKVHKYEGSYQGWSPEPTKLMPWAIKSDAAPMLPFPGKFDESNISINPNMLANSTPNPVESDPSRDVASKIVDRQPEIVNKGIPLPMPLPNIAPPVRSDGVLAHPLQGQISDAQSTQCPTTSASDVLSQQEELTIEGGTISISSVYSQGLLNSLSQALQSAGVDLSQASISVQIDLGNRANRGLPSVTPASKDNDNPHSSNQTTAHFRDAGSGEDSDQAHKRLKT
- the BHLH21 gene encoding transcription factor BIM2-like is translated as MRTAAKGNQEEDEYDEEEFGSRKEGPSSNSNSKDAKNNDKASAIRSKHSVTEQRRRSKINERFQILRDLIPHSDQKRDTASFLLEVIEYVQYLQEKVHKYEGSYQGWSPEPTKLMPWRNSHWRVQSFVGNPQAIKSDAAPMLPFPGKFDESNISINPNMLANSTPNPVESDPSRDVASKIVDRQPEIVNKGIPLPMPLPNIAPPVRSDGVLAHPLQGQISDAQSTQCPTTSASDVLSQQEELTIEGGTISISSVYSQGLLNSLSQALQSAGVDLSQASISVQIDLGNRANRGLPSVTPASKDNDNPHSSNQTTAHFRDAGSGEDSDQAHKRLKT